A single genomic interval of Mycolicibacterium sp. MU0053 harbors:
- a CDS encoding SRPBCC family protein codes for MGQVSATSTVLVNATPDEVLAAVADYNEVRPKILSSQYSDYQVLQGGVGAGTVVKWKLQATKSRVREVQANVDIAGKTVIEKDANSTMVTNWTVAPAGPGASVTVKTSWTGAGGVKGIFEGIFAPLGLKKIQAEVLKNLKNQLER; via the coding sequence ATGGGACAGGTCAGTGCGACCAGCACGGTTCTGGTCAACGCCACCCCGGACGAGGTGCTGGCCGCCGTCGCCGACTACAACGAGGTGCGGCCCAAGATCCTGTCCTCGCAGTACAGCGACTATCAGGTGCTGCAGGGCGGGGTCGGCGCGGGCACCGTGGTCAAGTGGAAGCTGCAGGCCACCAAGTCGCGGGTCCGGGAAGTGCAGGCCAACGTCGACATCGCGGGGAAGACCGTGATCGAGAAGGACGCGAACTCCACGATGGTCACCAACTGGACCGTCGCCCCGGCCGGGCCCGGGGCCTCGGTCACCGTCAAGACCTCCTGGACCGGTGCCGGCGGCGTCAAGGGCATCTTCGAGGGCATCTTCGCGCCGCTCGGATTGAAGAAGATCCAGGCCGAGGTCCTGAAGAACCTCAAGAACCAGCTGGAGCGCTGA
- a CDS encoding Rv3717 family N-acetylmuramoyl-L-alanine amidase produces MHVPACLRVGAPLAAVVVLASSLIAPQTAPVAQAVPSVAGKIVFLDPGHNAVNESAHNSRQVPTGRGGTKDCQASGSATNDGYPEHSFTWDTTLRIRAELMRHGVRTAMSRGDDSSAGPCVDQRAALANSVRPHAIVSIHADGGPASGRGFHILYSNPPLNQAQAGPAVRLAQTMRDQLVASGIPAANYIGTNGLNPRSDIAGLNLAQYPAILVELGNMKNPADSGLITTDTGRQKYASAVVRGIVAYLATQPATT; encoded by the coding sequence GTGCACGTACCTGCCTGCCTGCGTGTCGGGGCCCCACTGGCCGCCGTCGTCGTCCTCGCGTCCTCGCTCATCGCACCGCAGACTGCCCCGGTCGCGCAGGCCGTGCCGTCGGTCGCCGGCAAGATCGTGTTCCTCGATCCCGGTCACAACGCGGTCAACGAGTCGGCCCACAACAGCCGCCAGGTCCCGACCGGGCGCGGCGGCACCAAGGACTGCCAGGCCAGCGGCAGCGCCACCAATGACGGCTACCCCGAACACAGCTTCACCTGGGACACCACGCTGCGCATCCGCGCCGAGTTGATGCGCCACGGCGTGCGCACCGCGATGTCCCGCGGCGACGACAGTTCGGCCGGGCCGTGCGTGGATCAGCGGGCCGCGCTGGCCAACTCGGTGCGTCCGCACGCCATCGTCTCGATCCACGCCGACGGCGGTCCGGCCTCGGGACGCGGATTCCACATCCTGTACTCGAACCCGCCGCTGAACCAGGCGCAGGCCGGCCCGGCGGTGCGGCTGGCCCAGACCATGCGCGACCAACTGGTGGCCTCGGGCATCCCGGCCGCGAACTACATCGGCACCAACGGGTTGAACCCGCGCTCCGATATCGCCGGGCTCAACCTGGCGCAGTACCCGGCGATCCTGGTCGAGCTGGGCAATATGAAGAATCCGGCCGACTCGGGCCTGATCACCACCGACACCGGGCGGCAGAAGTACGCGAGTGCCGTCGTCCGCGGCATCGTCGCCTACCTGGCCACCCAGCCGGCGACGACCTGA
- a CDS encoding YbaB/EbfC family nucleoid-associated protein: MQPGEGAPDMSALLAQAQQMQQQLMEAQEQLANTEVHGQAGGGLVQVTVKGSGEVVGVAIDPKVIDPEDPETLQDLIVGALGDAAKQVTIMAQSRLGPLASGMGNALGMPGF, encoded by the coding sequence ATGCAACCCGGTGAAGGCGCACCCGACATGTCGGCACTGCTGGCACAGGCTCAGCAGATGCAGCAGCAGTTGATGGAGGCGCAGGAACAGCTCGCGAACACCGAGGTGCACGGTCAGGCCGGCGGCGGGCTGGTGCAGGTCACCGTGAAGGGCAGTGGCGAGGTCGTCGGCGTGGCCATCGACCCGAAGGTGATCGATCCCGAGGATCCCGAAACCCTGCAGGACCTCATCGTCGGAGCGCTCGGCGACGCGGCCAAGCAAGTGACGATCATGGCGCAGTCGCGGCTGGGGCCGTTGGCCAGCGGCATGGGCAACGCTCTGGGAATGCCGGGATTCTGA
- the recR gene encoding recombination mediator RecR, translated as MFEGPVQDLIDELGKLPGIGPKSAQRIAFYLLSVEPPDIDRLTAALGRVRDGVTFCEVCGNVSDAARCRICGDPRRDGTLVCVVEEPKDVQAVERTREFRGRYHVLGGALDPLSGVGPEQLRIRELLNRIGERVDGVDIAEVIIATDPNTEGEATATYLVRMLRDIPGLSVTRIASGLPMGGDLEFADELTLGRALVGRRAMA; from the coding sequence ATGTTTGAGGGCCCCGTCCAGGATCTGATCGACGAGTTGGGCAAGCTGCCCGGCATCGGTCCGAAGAGCGCGCAGCGCATCGCGTTCTACCTGCTGTCGGTGGAGCCACCGGATATCGATCGGCTGACCGCGGCGCTGGGCCGGGTGCGCGACGGGGTGACGTTCTGCGAGGTGTGCGGCAACGTGTCCGACGCCGCGCGCTGCCGGATCTGCGGCGACCCCCGCCGCGACGGCACCCTGGTGTGCGTGGTCGAGGAGCCCAAGGACGTGCAGGCCGTCGAGCGCACCCGCGAGTTCCGCGGCCGCTACCACGTCCTCGGCGGCGCGCTGGATCCGCTGTCCGGGGTCGGACCGGAGCAGTTGCGAATCCGTGAGCTGCTCAACCGCATCGGCGAACGCGTCGACGGAGTGGACATCGCCGAGGTCATCATCGCGACCGACCCCAACACCGAGGGCGAGGCCACCGCGACCTACCTGGTGCGCATGCTGCGCGACATCCCCGGCCTGAGCGTCACCCGGATCGCGTCGGGCCTGCCGATGGGCGGCGACCTGGAATTCGCCGACGAGCTGACGCTGGGCCGCGCCCTGGTCGGCCGCCGCGCAATGGCCTGA
- a CDS encoding type 1 glutamine amidotransferase, producing the protein MSVQIGLVLPDVMGTYGDSGNAVVLRQRLRLRGIDAEIVEITLADPVPESLDLYTLGGAEDYAQRLATKHLIRYPGLQRAAERGAPVLAICAAIQVLGHWYETSAGERVEGVGMLDVTTSPQETRSIGEVAATPLVDGLTQPLTGFENHRGGTVLGAASQPLARVTKGAGNRAGDGYDGAVQGSVVATYLHGCCLARNPELADHLLAKVVGPLAPLELAEVEQLRRERLAAPRRV; encoded by the coding sequence ATGAGCGTGCAGATCGGGCTGGTGCTGCCCGATGTCATGGGCACCTACGGCGACAGCGGAAACGCGGTGGTGCTGCGGCAGCGGTTGCGGCTGCGCGGCATCGACGCCGAGATCGTCGAGATCACGCTGGCCGACCCGGTGCCAGAATCGCTGGATCTCTACACGCTGGGTGGCGCCGAGGATTACGCGCAGCGCCTGGCCACCAAGCATCTGATCCGCTATCCGGGATTGCAGCGCGCCGCCGAGCGCGGGGCGCCGGTGCTGGCGATCTGCGCGGCGATCCAGGTGCTCGGGCACTGGTATGAGACCTCGGCCGGGGAACGGGTCGAGGGCGTGGGGATGCTCGACGTCACCACCAGCCCGCAGGAGACCCGCAGCATCGGCGAGGTGGCGGCGACGCCCCTGGTGGACGGTCTGACCCAGCCGTTGACGGGATTCGAAAACCACCGCGGCGGAACGGTTCTGGGCGCCGCCTCGCAGCCGTTGGCGCGGGTCACCAAGGGCGCCGGAAATCGCGCCGGCGACGGGTACGACGGCGCGGTGCAGGGCAGCGTGGTGGCCACCTACCTGCACGGCTGCTGCCTGGCCCGCAACCCCGAGCTGGCCGACCATCTGCTCGCGAAGGTGGTGGGCCCGCTGGCACCGTTGGAGCTGGCCGAGGTGGAGCAGTTGCGCCGCGAACGCCTGGCCGCCCCCCGCCGCGTCTAG
- a CDS encoding Mur ligase family protein, translating into MITTRGRLALAAGSAARWASRVTGRGAGAMIGGLVAMTLDKSLLRQLGADRRAVVVTGTNGKSTTTGMVAAALATLGPVATNAEGANMDAGLIAALAAGHDAELAALEVDEMHVPHVLDAVAAEVIVLLNLSRDQLDRVGEINHIERTLRAGLARHPAAVVVANCDDVLMTSAAYDCPNVVWVAAGAGWSGDSVSCPRSGEIIVREGTDWFSTGVDFKRPSPQWWFDDDHLYGPDGLSVPMTLALPGAVNRGNAAQAVAAAVTLGADPVAAVAAVSGVDEVAGRYRTVRVGEHTARVLLAKNPAGWQEALSMVDSAAAGVVIAVNGQVPDGEDLSWLWDVNFEHFVDPAFPVVAAGERGTDLAVRLGYAGVEHTLVHDTVAAIASCPPGHVEVVANYTAMLQLNRRLA; encoded by the coding sequence GTGATCACCACCCGGGGACGTCTTGCCTTGGCCGCCGGCTCGGCCGCGCGCTGGGCCTCCCGCGTCACCGGCCGCGGCGCCGGGGCGATGATCGGCGGTTTGGTCGCGATGACCCTGGACAAGTCGCTGCTGCGCCAACTCGGTGCGGACCGGCGTGCGGTCGTGGTGACCGGGACGAACGGCAAATCCACCACCACCGGCATGGTCGCGGCCGCACTGGCGACCCTGGGCCCGGTCGCCACCAACGCCGAGGGCGCCAACATGGACGCGGGCCTGATCGCGGCCCTGGCCGCCGGGCACGACGCCGAGCTGGCGGCCCTCGAGGTCGACGAGATGCACGTCCCGCATGTCCTGGACGCCGTGGCCGCCGAGGTCATCGTGTTGCTGAACCTGTCGCGGGATCAGCTCGACCGCGTCGGTGAGATCAACCACATCGAACGCACCCTGCGCGCGGGCCTGGCGCGCCATCCCGCCGCCGTCGTCGTCGCCAACTGCGACGACGTGCTCATGACCTCGGCCGCCTACGACTGCCCCAACGTGGTGTGGGTGGCCGCCGGGGCGGGCTGGTCGGGCGACTCGGTCAGTTGTCCGCGCAGCGGCGAGATCATCGTGCGGGAAGGCACCGACTGGTTCTCCACCGGCGTCGACTTCAAGCGGCCGAGTCCGCAATGGTGGTTCGACGATGACCACCTCTACGGTCCCGACGGCCTGTCCGTGCCGATGACGCTGGCCCTGCCGGGTGCGGTCAACCGTGGCAACGCGGCCCAGGCCGTCGCCGCGGCCGTGACCCTCGGCGCCGATCCGGTGGCCGCGGTGGCCGCCGTCTCCGGTGTCGACGAGGTGGCCGGGCGCTACCGCACGGTGCGGGTCGGCGAGCACACCGCACGGGTGTTGCTGGCCAAGAACCCCGCGGGCTGGCAGGAGGCGCTGTCGATGGTGGATTCCGCCGCGGCCGGTGTCGTGATCGCGGTCAACGGGCAGGTTCCCGACGGCGAGGACCTGTCCTGGTTGTGGGACGTGAACTTCGAGCATTTCGTGGACCCGGCCTTTCCCGTGGTGGCCGCCGGCGAGCGCGGCACCGACCTCGCGGTCCGACTCGGTTACGCCGGGGTCGAGCACACCCTCGTGCACGACACGGTGGCGGCGATCGCCTCGTGCCCGCCCGGACACGTCGAGGTCGTCGCCAACTACACGGCGATGCTGCAGTTGAATCGGCGGCTGGCATGA
- a CDS encoding DEDDh family exonuclease gives MSHFWGRPAAESGHGWAVVDVETSGFRPGQARVLSIAVLALGPDGQVEQSLASLLNPCVDPGPTHVHGITAEMLEDQPTFADIAPEVANLLNGRTLVAHNAAFDYSFLAAEAELAATALPIDTVMCTVELARRLELGLDNLRLETLARHWGVAQTRPHDAFDDALVLSRVLAPALARARDRDVWIPVRPVTRRRWPSGRITHEELRPLKMLASRMPCPYLNPGRYVRGKPLVQGMRVALSSDCTRTHEELVERILHAGLAYCDNVDPETSLVICNETVPEHGKGYAARELGVPVVPDTEFMTHVRDVASGTGIDEFVDAVDGGQFALF, from the coding sequence GTGAGCCACTTCTGGGGTCGACCAGCTGCCGAATCCGGGCACGGGTGGGCGGTCGTCGACGTGGAGACGTCCGGATTCCGGCCGGGGCAGGCCCGGGTCCTCAGCATCGCGGTGCTGGCGCTGGGCCCGGACGGCCAGGTCGAACAGTCCCTGGCCAGCCTGCTGAACCCGTGTGTCGACCCGGGGCCCACACACGTGCACGGCATCACCGCCGAAATGCTGGAGGACCAGCCGACCTTCGCCGACATCGCCCCCGAGGTGGCGAACCTGCTCAACGGCCGCACCCTGGTCGCGCACAACGCGGCCTTCGACTACTCGTTCCTGGCGGCCGAGGCCGAACTGGCCGCCACGGCCCTGCCGATCGACACCGTGATGTGCACCGTGGAGCTGGCCCGCCGCCTCGAGCTGGGGCTGGACAACCTTCGGCTGGAGACGCTGGCGCGGCACTGGGGCGTGGCGCAGACCCGCCCGCACGACGCCTTCGACGACGCGCTGGTGCTGTCCCGGGTGTTGGCGCCGGCGCTGGCGCGGGCCCGCGACCGGGACGTGTGGATCCCGGTGCGTCCGGTGACCCGTCGCCGTTGGCCCAGCGGACGGATCACCCACGAGGAGCTGCGCCCGCTGAAGATGCTGGCCTCGCGGATGCCCTGCCCGTATCTGAACCCGGGCCGCTACGTGCGGGGAAAGCCGCTGGTCCAGGGCATGCGGGTGGCATTGTCGTCCGATTGCACGCGCACCCATGAGGAACTCGTCGAGCGGATCCTGCACGCCGGATTGGCGTACTGCGACAACGTCGATCCCGAGACCTCGCTGGTCATCTGCAACGAGACCGTGCCCGAACACGGTAAGGGCTACGCCGCGCGCGAACTCGGTGTGCCGGTGGTTCCCGACACCGAGTTCATGACGCATGTGCGCGACGTAGCCAGCGGTACCGGGATCGACGAGTTCGTCGACGCCGTCGACGGCGGCCAGTTCGCGCTGTTCTAG
- a CDS encoding PLDc N-terminal domain-containing protein, producing the protein MEFDWDSFWGLVWYSLVIFAFIAYLLILFNIIVDLFWRDHKTSGWVKAIWVIFLIVFPYLTALVYLISRGKGMAERARDSAMSAQRQTEDYIRQAAGRSPAQEIADAKNLLETGTITQAEFDALKVKALA; encoded by the coding sequence ATGGAATTCGATTGGGACTCGTTTTGGGGTCTGGTCTGGTACTCGCTGGTCATCTTCGCGTTCATCGCGTATCTGCTGATCCTGTTCAACATCATCGTTGACCTGTTCTGGCGGGACCACAAAACCTCGGGCTGGGTGAAGGCGATCTGGGTGATCTTCCTGATCGTGTTCCCGTACCTGACCGCGCTGGTGTACTTGATCTCCCGCGGCAAGGGCATGGCCGAACGCGCCCGGGACTCCGCGATGTCGGCGCAACGGCAGACCGAGGACTACATCCGCCAGGCCGCCGGCCGGTCCCCGGCGCAGGAGATCGCCGACGCGAAGAACCTGCTCGAAACGGGCACCATCACCCAGGCGGAATTCGACGCGTTGAAGGTCAAGGCGCTGGCCTAG
- the leuA gene encoding 2-isopropylmalate synthase has translation MTSYPDSSSLDSPDAFSWSSTGRTITTPSDPSPADQPAWNTQRNSSMPVHRYRSFALEVPGGAPGAPFDRTWPDKVIDRAPLWGAVDLRDGNQALIDPMSPARKRRMFDLLVRMGYKEIEVGFPSASQTDYDFVREIIEQHAIPDDVTIQVLTQCRPELIEKTFQACQGAPRAIVHFYNSTSILQRRVVFRAERDEVQKIATDGARMCLAEAEKYPDTFWRYEYSPESYTGTELEYAKQVCDAVSEVIAPTPEAPLIINLPATVEMATPNVYADSIEWMSRNLARRDSIILSLHPHNDRGTAVAAAELGFQAGADRIEGCLFGNGERTGNVCLVTLGMNLFSRGVNPQIDFSNIDEIRRTVEYCNQLPVPERHPYGGDLVYTAFSGSHQDAINKGLDQMKVAADAADADVDDILWQVPYLPIDPKDVGRTYEAVIRVNSQSGKGGVAYIMKADYGLALPRRLQIEFSRAIQSIAEGAGDEGGEVSPKVMWDAFFDEYLAPVTPLERVRQKVDAAEVDGGTDTVTAVVKVDGVEREIVGTGNGPLAAFIDALAAVGYDVNVLDYSEHAMSAGEEAQAAAYVEASIGGQTVWGVGIATSITTASLRAVVSAVNRAARSS, from the coding sequence ATGACCAGCTATCCCGACTCTTCTTCTCTGGACTCTCCCGACGCGTTCTCCTGGTCGTCGACCGGGCGCACCATCACTACGCCGTCGGACCCGTCCCCCGCCGACCAGCCCGCCTGGAACACCCAGCGCAACTCGTCGATGCCAGTGCACCGTTACCGCAGCTTCGCGCTGGAAGTACCGGGCGGAGCGCCCGGCGCACCGTTCGACCGCACGTGGCCGGACAAGGTCATCGACCGCGCACCGCTGTGGGGCGCGGTCGACCTGCGCGACGGCAACCAGGCCCTGATCGACCCGATGAGCCCGGCCCGCAAGCGCCGGATGTTCGACCTGCTGGTCCGGATGGGCTACAAGGAGATCGAGGTCGGCTTCCCGTCGGCGAGCCAGACCGACTACGACTTCGTGCGGGAGATCATCGAGCAGCACGCGATCCCCGACGACGTCACCATCCAGGTGCTGACCCAGTGCCGCCCGGAGCTGATCGAAAAGACCTTCCAGGCCTGCCAGGGCGCCCCCCGCGCGATCGTGCACTTCTACAACTCCACCTCGATCCTGCAGCGCCGCGTGGTGTTCCGCGCCGAGCGTGACGAGGTGCAGAAGATCGCCACCGACGGGGCCCGGATGTGCCTGGCCGAGGCCGAGAAGTACCCCGACACGTTCTGGCGCTACGAGTACTCGCCCGAGTCCTACACCGGCACCGAACTGGAGTACGCCAAGCAGGTCTGCGACGCGGTCTCCGAGGTCATCGCGCCGACGCCGGAAGCTCCGCTGATCATCAATCTGCCGGCCACCGTCGAGATGGCGACCCCGAACGTCTACGCCGACTCGATCGAATGGATGAGCCGGAACCTGGCGCGTCGGGACTCCATCATCCTGAGCCTGCACCCGCACAACGACCGCGGAACTGCCGTTGCCGCAGCGGAATTGGGCTTCCAGGCCGGTGCCGACCGGATCGAGGGCTGCCTGTTCGGAAACGGCGAACGCACCGGCAACGTGTGCCTGGTGACGCTGGGCATGAACCTGTTCTCTCGGGGCGTGAACCCGCAGATCGATTTCTCCAACATCGACGAGATCCGCCGCACGGTGGAGTACTGCAACCAGCTGCCGGTTCCCGAGCGGCATCCCTACGGCGGCGATCTGGTGTACACCGCGTTCTCCGGCAGCCATCAGGACGCCATCAACAAGGGCCTGGACCAGATGAAGGTGGCGGCCGACGCCGCCGACGCTGACGTCGACGACATCCTGTGGCAGGTTCCGTATCTGCCGATCGACCCGAAGGACGTCGGCCGCACCTACGAGGCCGTGATCCGGGTGAATTCGCAGTCCGGCAAGGGCGGCGTCGCCTACATCATGAAGGCCGATTACGGGCTGGCGCTGCCGAGACGACTGCAGATCGAGTTCAGCAGGGCGATCCAGTCGATCGCCGAGGGTGCGGGCGACGAGGGCGGCGAGGTCTCACCCAAGGTCATGTGGGACGCCTTCTTCGACGAGTATCTGGCGCCGGTCACACCGCTGGAGCGGGTCCGGCAGAAGGTGGACGCCGCCGAGGTCGACGGCGGCACCGACACCGTCACCGCGGTGGTCAAGGTCGACGGCGTCGAGCGCGAGATCGTCGGGACCGGCAACGGTCCGCTGGCCGCGTTCATCGACGCGTTGGCCGCGGTGGGCTACGACGTCAACGTCCTGGACTACTCCGAGCATGCGATGTCCGCGGGCGAGGAGGCCCAGGCCGCCGCCTACGTCGAGGCCTCGATCGGCGGCCAGACCGTCTGGGGCGTGGGAATCGCCACCTCCATCACGACGGCGTCGCTGCGCGCGGTGGTCTCGGCGGTCAACCGGGCGGCCCGGTCCAGCTAA
- a CDS encoding LppA family lipoprotein translates to MGRKRSATRRPAVGVRVLAAVLALAVVGGCQQPSSRPEISFEEKAPTMDQAQLPTLRQTQAQLLELIFAIEREISQLVPALKPWWWNNKYSTLRCPDGEKGMGLAFPSLVSRHGLSDAEWELLYPVVRRLAAEAGLTSAGAFQNKAGNHDVRIHSGDGRMLMFGSREATQLTADISCRRTDDGPVWVGNEIPMPPNPQP, encoded by the coding sequence GTGGGTCGGAAGCGCAGCGCGACACGTCGGCCGGCCGTCGGGGTTCGGGTCCTGGCCGCCGTACTGGCCCTGGCGGTAGTGGGCGGCTGCCAGCAGCCGTCGTCCCGCCCGGAGATCTCGTTCGAGGAGAAGGCACCCACGATGGATCAGGCGCAGCTGCCGACGCTCAGGCAAACCCAGGCCCAGTTGCTCGAGTTGATCTTCGCGATCGAACGCGAGATCTCGCAGCTGGTGCCCGCCCTCAAGCCGTGGTGGTGGAACAACAAATACAGCACGCTGCGGTGCCCGGACGGGGAAAAAGGGATGGGGCTGGCGTTCCCCAGCCTGGTTTCCCGGCACGGCCTGTCGGATGCCGAGTGGGAGCTGCTCTATCCGGTGGTGCGACGGCTTGCCGCCGAGGCCGGGCTGACCTCGGCCGGCGCTTTCCAAAACAAGGCGGGCAACCACGATGTCCGGATCCACAGCGGCGACGGGCGGATGTTGATGTTCGGCAGCCGCGAGGCCACGCAGCTCACCGCCGACATCTCGTGCCGGCGTACTGACGACGGGCCGGTCTGGGTGGGCAACGAGATCCCGATGCCGCCGAACCCGCAGCCCTGA